actgagggagtgccgcactgttggagggtcagtactgagggagtgccgcactgtcagagggtcagtactgagggagtgctgcactgtcggagggtcagtactgagggagtgctgcactgtcggagggtcagtactgagggagtgccgcactgtcggagggtcagtactgagggagtgccgcactgtcggagggtcagtattgagggagtgctgcactgtcagagggtcagtactgagggagtgctgcactgtcagagggtcagtactgagggagtgccgcactctcggagggtcagtattgagggagtgctgcactgtcagagggtcagtactgagggagtgctgcactgtcagagggtcagtactgagggagtgctgcactgttggagggtcagtactgagggagtgctgcactgtcggagggtcagtactgagggagtgctgcactgtcagagggtcagtactgagggagtgccgcactgtcggagggtcagtattgagggagtgctgcactgtcagagggtcagtactgagggagtgccgcactgtcggagggtcagtattgagggagtgccgcactgtcggaggttcagtactgagggagtgctgcactgtcagagggtcagtactgagggagtgccgcactgtcggagggtcagtactgagggagtgccgcactgtcggagggtcagtactgagggagtgctgcactgtcagagggacagtactgagggagtgccgcactgtcggagggtcagtactgagggagtgctgcactgtcggagggtcagtactgagggagtgctgcactgtcggagggtcagtactgagggagtgctgcactgtcagagggtcagtattgagggagtgctgcactgtcagagggtcagtactgagggagtgctgcactgtcagagggtcagtactgagggagtactgcactgtcggagggtcagtatttagggagtgctgcactgtcagagggtcagtactgagggagtgctgcactgtcagagggtcagtactgagggagtgctgcactgtcagagggtcagtactgagggagtgccgcactgtcagagggtcagtactgagggagtgccgcactgtcagagggtcagtactgagggagtgccgcactgtcggagggtcagtattgagggagtgccgcactgtcagagggtcagtactgagggagtgccgcactgtcggagggtcagtattgagggagtgctgcactgtcggggatgCGAGTCTTTCCGAATCGATGTCAAACCGAGGCCGGAACTTCGctagtttttatttttaattttacggggggggggggggggggggggggggggaggaggcgaTTTCTGGTAACATTCGGCCCATCCCGAAGCTGCTATCCCTTCTCCTAGTCCCTGCTCTGATCCGGTTCCCGTGTGAAGTTGATGTTTTGGGGCCGGAGGGTTTTATTTTTACCTCAGTCTCCGCTccggttgttgttgttgttgtggtggtgccACATCCTGCTCCGTCCCCCGGCCCCTTCCGGTTACCCACCTGTGTCGCACCGTTTAGTGTTCGTCCGGAAACCCCGCCCCGGAGCGACATggcccgccccctccccctcccccatcctccagcAGGAGGGGAACTTTCCTAATGTCCAAACAtcattcaggtggaattgcaggcTTAATTTAAAACAAATATTGAGTGTTTGCATCCTTTTAGATTGTACCTCGTTACAAATACCATTTGTATATATTTTCAACAATAGCATTCATGTCCTCAGGCCTTCTCTCAACGAAATAAATAATGTTGAAGGGTAACCACTGCAGGAATAATTGTTGCCAACTCTAGTTTGACTTATTCCGGGAGACTTGATCATGTGCCATTTGCCCACTTTTTGCCAATGTTACTGCTGTTGCTTTACTGCTGTTTCTCATAACAAACCAAATAACAAACAAAAATATGtgataaaggcaaaatgctgcagatgctgggaatctgaaacaaaaacaaaaaatgctggaaaaactcagcaggtctgacagcatctgtggagagagagacagagttaacgtttcgagtctgtatgactctgcatcaaaaaatatttaattttttcaTTTACGAAATTAATAATTTATAATTCAAAAGAACATAAATGGACGGAAACATTTAAGGAAACGTAGCAGCGCTCAGGAGACCACTTCACCATTCCAGTCCAAAGGGAACTAGTTGGGAACCCAAGTTGTAATGGAGCAGCCAATTTGTCTCCAGCCAGACCCACAAacatgggggaggaggtggtggcaaaGTGGAATTGTCACTGgcagacccagggtaacgctctgggaacctgggttgaaatcccaccacggcagatggtggaatttgaattcaataaaaatctggaattaaaagtctgacgataACCACGAAACCAATGTCATAAAAACtctttcactaatgccctttagggaaggaaatctgccgtccttacctggtctggcctacatgtgactccaggcccacccTCTGAACaacggcaactagggatgggcaataaatgctggcccagccagcagtgcccacatcccaggaatgaatagaaaaaaaatcaactaTTAATACGTAGACATTGAAGCAAAGGGTATTTGCCATACATCTCAAAGCTCCTGTATATCTCCAACCAGTCACTGGGGAATAGGCTCAAACTACAGATTAAGAAACACAGATATTCTGATTAAAATATGCAATCCTTTGTGCTGCTTCATTGGTGTGTCAATGCACTCTAGCACACAATGGTTGGATGGAGGCTTTACTGCTGTGGCTTTATCAATTCAGGGCATTTAATGGTGCAATTACTTGTTCAATCATTTTGTACAAATCTTGCAACCACTTCAAAAATACAGACTCCTTCTAGCTCTCCCCCACAGAGGGCAATAGAGGGGTGAAAAAGTGAAACAAGTGACAACAAATATGTGAAGTGAGTTGATTTATTTAATCCAGTTCTTGGTGAGCATGAACCACAGCATCAAACACATCACACCGGTGACCTGAGTACAGTCACTAACTTAGTGCTAACATGTGCAGAGTCAATGACGCAGGTTATCAGTACAGTCAGAAATTAAGGGTTGCGGCTTAAGAGTTTGTAATAGAATAGAGGGAGCGTTTATCTATAACTGGCTCTACtataattttttttcaatttatctTTTCTTGGGATGTTGGCAACAGTGGTAAGGCTTTAGTTAACGCTCCTTGTGGCACCACAAATCCATGAAGGCCAGACCAATCGGGTTTCTGCAAAATCCTTTATTTTTTACATCAGATTTGTTGAAGTCCAGTTCACAACTTGCACTCTTGTCCCAGACTCACAGTGAACGACATTTTGAAGTATCCTGATTTTCAACACTAACATCCTTCATTGAGCATTAGATAATTCAAATTTATTCCAAAATGTTTTAACATTTGTTCAAGATGACAATTTGCTGGACATTTGACAAGACAATTACAGAGTAACAAAATCATAGCGGCAACACAAAATGACCTCAACGGATCCAGCTCACAATGATGTGTCTTTGACTGGGGCTAACCTGTACCAAGAACAGATTGTATTTAATTCCAGTCCACATACCCTACACTTCACACTTGATTTAAATAGTGTTTGAGCACTAACAGAGCAATTCCAGACTGGAAAAACACTTTCAATCCACGATGCAACCACTATCCAGCAAAGAGGTGCCAGGTGCAGACTGTCCCTTCAGACTGCAGGAGCGATGCTAAATCAGACGTGACTTTATCCACCAAATCTGGACGAAAagagggttggtgggagagggacAGCACCTTCGAGTTCCCTTAATGCAGCATGCAAGGCTTAAAACAtctaagagacagagagagactcttAAACCCCAAACACGTACGTTACTAGATAATTGAGAGAAAATGATGCTTGAAATTAAGAAATGGCATGAATGTTTTCTATAATTCTTCAATTAAAAAGGCACTTCTTCTGCCAATGGTTGTGAATCAGCCAGGTTAATGGATGTGTATCTGGGTGCAGGACCTCCTTCCTGAACAGGGCAGGAACAAACCTAACACGGCTTAGAATTCACTAATTTAAAGTGCAGGcacccactgcctcctgctgctgttgctggaccTCTGATAGCTCAGAGGTGAAACCATCTCCGAATCCCACTGCTTCCACCAATTCTGGCTTCCTGTCACACATTGGGCAGAGCACATTACGAACTGGAGACGATCGCATCCATATGATGAGATTCCAGCGTTCTCCTGAGGAGATAGGTAGGGCTCCATGGCAATGTTGGCCTCGATGGAGCAATCCGTGACTCATTCTGTGCTCAATCtctacacactcgctctcacttatTGGAACCTGAGACCACAAGGTGCAGACAAACAACAAATTAATGTTTATACACCAGCAgagtttttttaatttgttcttgggatgtgggcttcattggctagggccagcatttattgcccatccctagttgcccttgagaagatggtggtgagctgccttcttgaaccactgcagtccatgtggtgtaggtacacccaccgtgctgttagggagggagttccaggattatgacccagcgacagtgaaggaacggccgatatatttccaagtcaggatggtgagggacttggaggggagcttccaggtggtggtgttcccatgtgtctgctgcccttgatgggagtggtcctgggtttggaaggtgctatctaaggagccttcctaagttgctgcaatgcatcttgtagatggtacacactgctgctgctgtgcgtcagtggtggagggagtgaatgtttgtggatggggtgccaatcaagcgggctgctttgtcctggatggtgtcaagcttcttgagtgttgttggagctgcactcatccaggcaaaggagcgtattccatcacataagcacataagaaataagaacaagaGTAGGctatgctccatcattcaataagatcatgcatGGCTCAACTGATCGTGACCTTAACTCCACactcctgcctgtccccatacccttgtCTCCCCAGTGGATCAAAAATTTGTCCAACGCAGCCTTGCATTCCatgtcccagcctccactgctccctggggaagagaaatCCAAACACTAACGAATCTCGGTAAGAAATCTCTCATCTTAAATGGGAATCCTTTATTTTTTaactgtgccccctaattctaaatgcccccacaaggggaaacagcgtctcagcatccaccctgcaaatacccctcagaatcttaaatatttcaataagatcgcttctcattcttctgaactccaatgagtataggcccaacattCCTGCCTTGggcctagtagatggtggacaggttttggtgaGACAGGAGGTGAGCTGCTCACTGAAGCATTTCCGGCCTCAAACCTGTCCTTGTCagcacagtacttatatggctggtttagttagatttctggtcaatggtagtcctcaggatgttgatggtggggtgatTATGTAACTAGACCAATAATCCAGAGAATGTGATTTAAAATCCCATTGATTTTAGGCCAGTTGAGAACTTGAATTGGATTAGCaagatctggaaataaaaagccgGTCTCAATAAAAGCAgccatgaagctgtcagattgcCAGAAAAACCCACTAATTCTGATGGAGGGTCTCACTGACCTGAAACgctaaatctgtttctctctgctcagatgctgccagacctactgagtatttctgaTATCTTATatctttatttcaaatttccagcaacttcaatattttgcttttggttCACTAATTCGCTGACTCAGTCATGAGATTTGAGCATGTAATCTAGGCCAGGACTCCTAgtcctgagggactgctgcactgttggagatgccatctttccattGAGACAAACCGAAgctctgcctgccctctcagttaAATTTGAAAGATTCCATGGTCACTATTTTAAGAACAGAGGGTGTTCACTCcagaatcctggccaatatttatccctcaaacatctTCACTAAAACATCATCTAGTCGTTGCTGTTGtcgggagtttgctgtgcacaaacttgcAGCTACATTCCCTACACTGTTGTACAGCGACAATACTTCAAaaagtgtttaattcactgtaaATCGCTtcgagacatcctgaggtcatgaattgcgctatagaaatgcaactcTTCCTTTTCGGTTTGATGTTGTTTATTGAAGGAAACCTGTcattcttacccagtctggtATATATCGATGTGTTTACAGCGTGGGAAATAGTAACAGAGAAACTGCAACGCGCAGCTGATACCTGGTAACATTCCAGGACTCTGGAGGTAGCTCAGATAGCCTGAATGCAGGGACTTTGGAAGTGAAACACATACATTTATGGTAAAGTTTGAGTCCTGAGAATTCTCTTCATGTGTTTACAATGCTCCTAAATGTAACTTTTTAAACTTATGTAATCAATAACTCAAAAAGGACCAGAACCATGATTGGAGACGGAGAAATGGTTTTGTCGCATCTACTAATTCATGAATGGAAAATAGGGCGATTTGATGTTGTTATTGAGGAACGAGAGGTTGTTCTTTGTTCCTGACTGGCTCTTTAAGTCACCTGTTTAGTGCctggaacttttaaaaaaaattattcatgggatgtgggtgttgctggctaggccagtatttgttgtctgccattagttgtccttgagaaggtggtggtaagctgccttcttgaactgctgcagtccctgtggtgtaggtacatccacagtgctgttagggagggagttgattCGGTCACAGTGAGTCAGCTGGATTCTTCACTGGTAACTGAACAGATGGTGGTTATTTGTGCCAAAtaaatggtttttttttttgctgatagGCATGCAATGCTCCTGCTGCATTTTCAGGTGTGGGGCCAGATTAAAAATGTACCAGTGTTCGGGCTGATATAtcgaaagagaaaagaaagaatctgcatttatatagcatctttcattaTGCCAAGGCACTTTACAACTAATGTtttagtgtagtcactgttataatgtacgaaatgcagcaactaatttgcacacagcaagatccctgtAATTTTTTCCCTTctagtacttatccaattcccttttgaaattcaatTTGCTTCCATTACCCTTTTGGACAATGTATCCCACTGTGTAAAAGAACGTTTCCCTATGCTGcctttcttttgctaatcaccttaaacctgtctCCTCTGGTTATAGTCCCTTCTGCTACTCGTTCCTCTTTATTCagtttatcaaaacccttcatgattttgaataccttcatTAAATCTCCCCTTCACCTGCTCTGCTCCAGTTTCTCtattctctccacataactgaagtattTCATATTGatgccattctggtaaatctcttctccaccccctcccatgtcatgacattcttcctaaagtgtgatgcccagaactgaacacaatattcaaggtgaggcctaatcagtgttttataaagggcGTTTGATGCTCTCGTCATAAAAGCCAAGGGTTCCACGTGTTTTCTTTTTTCAAAACCCTTCTCAACTTATtcttccaccttcaaagatttctgTACGTacacccccaggtctctctgtcgtGCCCAGTGAAAGCATGTCCTATTCATAACTTCACACACGGGCTGTGTTCAtatggaagcttctggaactttttttttaatggataTTCACAAGGTGGCTAAGATGGCTGCCTagggtcaggtgacctttgcatCTTCAACACCGACGACCTGCAGCTTCCAGAAAGTTCCTAAAAGAATCACCCTGGATGGGGTGGAATGGATACACCCGGACTGATACTATATGCAGAATTTACACTTGCTATTGTTTAGGGATTTGCCCAAAACACAAGTCCAGATTCCATGTCTCTGAGTTGGAACCATAACAATGAGCTGGGCAGAAACCAACTCATCCTGAGTAAGTGTGAAGAACTCATCCGTTATCTCCATTGTATAGCAATGGCTTTTAGCTCAGCCATTCTGGGTGGACAAAACCAATATGTCATGTAACCAAAACCAGCTGGAGATAATGAGTTTTCATCTGAAGGCCCAGAGAGACCTGTGCAGCCTGCAGAGAATACCAAAAGCCATCACAGCTGCAGAAAAGCCAGTGTCAGCATTGAATTTTAAGAACAAGAGGCTGTAAAATCTAAAAAGCCTTTCAGCCTAATTCCTAAATCCAAGTCCACTTGTAAAGAAATTGGACCTCTTGATATGAAAACCACAAATGCCTAGCTTCCTGAACTGCAAACATTCATCTCTTCAAGGGCATCTTGCAATAATCCTGATATCCGACTCCAGCTATTTGAACTCATCTAAACTACAGCTCAAGAGTGAAGAAGACTCCTTGCTTTATCAGGCCTGCGATGACTGTTCTTCTACAATGGATCAGGCATGTGAACTATGAACTATTCCTTTGTTCACAAATTGTAAAAGTAACTATTCTCTCTAACTATATTTTTTctcaagagagtgtgtgtgtggtgtgtaagTGTATACTGATATACTGAGTGATTGTAGTGTTTAGACTTTTGGGATGAATGTCTGAATAAATAACTCTCTTTACTTAAACCCCGAAAGCTTGCTGCTGTTATTTAAATTGACCGCACACTCTGGGGGACTACgaaacacattcaccctctccaaaAGCCACACTTAATACAAACAAGAAGGGAAAGGCTACAAGGGTTTCAGTTCACTACTGACCCTGACCGTAACAACCCCTTTAACATTTACCTAGTACTGGCTCTCCCATAgctcagctctccctcagtactgccaccccaacagtgcagcgtccctcagtactaaccctctgacagtgcagcactctctcagtacataacctctgacagtgcagcaccctctcaatattgaccctctgacagtgcagcactccctcaatactggccatccaacagtgcagcactccctcagtactgatcctccgacagtgcagcaatccctcagtaatgaccctccgacagagcagcactccctcagtactgaccctccgacagtgcagaactcctcagtactgaccctccgacagtgcagaactcctcagtactgaccctccgacagtgcagaactcctcaatactgaccctccgacagtgcagaactcctcaatactgaccctccgacagtgcagaactcctcaatactgaccctccgacagtgcagaactcctcaatactgaccctccgacagtgcagaactcctcaatactgaccctccgacagtgcagaactcctcaatactgaccctccgacagtgcagaactcctcaatactgaccctccgacagtgcagaactcctcaatactgaccctccgacagtgcagaactcctcaatactgaccctccgacagtgcagaactcctcaatactgaccctccgacagtgcagaactcctcaatactgaccctccgacagtgcagaactcctcaatactgaccctccgacagtgcagaactcctcaatactgaccctccgacagtgcagaactcctcaatactgaccctccgacagtgcagaactcctcaatactgaccctccgacagtgcagaactcctcaatactgaccctccgacagtgcagaactcctcaatactgaccctccgacagtgcagaactcctcaatactgaccctccgacagtgcagaactcctcaatactgaccctccgacagcgcagaactcctcaatactgaccctccgacagcgcagaactcctcaatactgaccctccgacagcgcagaactcctcaatactgaccctccgacagtgcagaactcctcaatactgaccctccgacagcgcagaactcctcaatactgaccctccgacagcgcagaactcctcaatactgaccctccgacagcgcagaactcctcaatactgaccctccgacagcgcagaactcctcaatactgaccctccgacagcgcagaactcctcaatactgaccctccgacagcgcagaactcctcaatactgaccctccgacagcgcagaactcctcaatactgaccctccgacagcgcagaactcctcaatactgaccctccgacagcgcagaactcctcaatactgaccctccgacagcgcagaactcctcaatactgaccctccgacagcgcagaactcctcaatactgaccctccgacagcgcagaactcctcaatactgaccctccgacagtgcagaactcctcaatactgaccatccgacagtgcagaactcctcaatactgaccctccgacagtgcagaactcctcaatacttaccctccgacagtgcagaactcctcaatactgaccctccgacagtgcaaaactcctcaatactgaccctccgacagtgcaaaactcctcaatactgaccctccgacagtgcaaaactcctcaatactgaccctccgacagtgcaaaactcctcaatactgaccctccgacagtgcaaaactcctcaatactgaccctccgacagtgcaaaactcctcaatactgaccctccgacagtgcaaaactcctcaatactgaccctccgacagtgcaaaactcctcaatactgaccctccgacagtgcaaaactcctcaatactgaccctccgacagtgcaaaactcctcaatactgaccctccgacagtgcaaaactcctcaatactgaccctccgacagtgcaaaactcctcaatactgaccctccgacagtgcaaaactcctcaatactgaccctccgacagtgcaaaactcctcaatactgaccctccgacagtgcaaaactcctcaatactgaccctccgacagtgcaaaactcctcaatactgaccctccgacagtgcaaaactcctcaatactgaccctccgacagtgcaaaactcctcaatactgaccctccgacagtgcaaaactcctcaatactgaccctccgacagtgcaaaactcctcaatactgaccctccgacagtgcaaaactcctcaatactgaccctccgacagtgcaaaactcctcaatactgaccctccgacagtgcaaaactcctcaatactgaccctccgacagtgcaaaactcctcaatactgaccctccgacagtgcaaaactcctcaatactgaccctccgacagtgcaaaactcctcaatactgaccctccgacagtgcaaaactcctcaatactgaccctccgacagtgcaaaactcctcaatactgaccctccgacagtgcaaaactcctcaatactgaccctccgacagtgcaaaactcctcaatactgaccctccgacagtgcaaaactcctcaatactgaccctccgacagtgcaaaactcctcaatactgaccctccgacagtgcaaaactcctcaatactgaccctccgacagtgcaaaactcaatactgaccctccgacagtgcaaaactcaatactaaccctccgacagtgcaaaactcctcaatactgaccctccgacagtgcaaaactcctcaatactgaccctccgacagtgcaaaactcctcaatactgaccctccgacagtgcaaaactcctcaatactgaccctccgacagtgcaaaactcctcaatactgaccctccgacagtgcaaaactcctcaatactgaccctccgacagtgcaaaactcctcaatactgaccctccgacagtgcaaaactcctcaatactgaccctccgacagtgcaaaactcctcaatactgaccctctgacagtgcaaaactcctcaatactgaccctccgacagtgcaaaactcctcaatactgaccctccgacagtgcagcactccctcagtactgaccctccgacagtgcagaactcctcaATACtaaccccccgacagtgcagaactcctcaatactgaccccccgacagggcagaactcctcaatactgaccccccgacagggcagaactcctcaatactgaccctccgacagtgcagaactcctcaatactgaccctccgacagtgcagaactcctcaatactgaccccccgacagggcagaactcctcaatactgaccccccgacagggcagaactcctcaatactgaccctccgacagtgcagaactcctcaatactgaccctccgacagtgcagaactcctcaatactgaccctccgacagttcagaactcctcaatactgaccctccgacagtgcagcactccttcagtactgatcctctgacagtgcggcactccatcagtactgaccctcagcacagtgctgggaatgtcagtctggtCAAGTCCCtgaagtgggtcttgaacctACAACATTCCAATTAGGAGGCGTGAGAGCTATCCAATGAACCACAGCTGAGACTTGAATGGCCAGAGATGTCACACTTACTGGCTAAAGGTCACTGGTCAAGGAGGAAGGAAACTGAGGGACCAGCAGGAAGCGTGAGGGAGTTAATGAAACTACTATGAAAACTGAACAAATTTTCTACAGTACCTGTCTCATGTCTCCAAAGTAGAGGTTTCCTTCACTAAAATCTTTCCCGAGTGACACATTAAGAGTGACTTCAGCGTTGTCGTAATGGAAACTTAATTCCCGGTCTTGATTTACAGCATATTTCACTATAAACGCTTTGTGACTGTCCATCTTCCAACCTCCACAATCTGGGTAAAGAAGTGATGTGATTGGCTGAAGATAATCCTCACGCAGCGAAGTAATAAAAGTTCCATCAAATCCAAGTTCATTTAAAAGCACCTTGATCAGATGATGGAAATGTTTAATCTGTGCCATTCACAGTCTTTATGTATTCGTACAATAAGCAGAAATTGATCACCAAGTTAAAAACCAATTCCTCCAAAGCAGAAGAACTGAAAATAACCATGACAATATTTCCCCCCAATATCGATCCCGTTGTGTTTTAACTGGTGCAAATTCATTCAAGCCCCACATTTTGTGTGAGTCACCCCAAGGCCCATCTCTAACCCCATTACACTTGAAGAATCAAAATGAATCGTTAGGGTGGAATGAGATAAAGTGGGAAGAAgctccatgtggagcataaacaccagcacagaacagATTCTGTAAATTCTACATCAATCTTACCTGTAGGTGCCGAGCAATTAGAGGCCGAGCAATAATGAAGTCAGTGATTCAAGCCTGTTACCTCACCAGTAATTTAACAGTTTGCAATTATTGGAACTGAGCATTTTGCCTCGTGGATGTGTTTTGAAATCCGTCCCCATTTTAAAGTCATAcaatttctgtttatattttatattcttctctgtctctctctctctttctctctcctctctggtctgcatgtccctctctttctctctgactgtctgcctctcttcctccctctccatctctgtgtgcCTCTTGCTATTCTCCCCCGCAACCCcggctctcacctcatctctctcgctttctctcttgctctctccccgtctctctttcgttctccccatctctcttttgctctctctccctgtctctctctgcctcacatgACTTTCACTAGTTTCACTGG
The window above is part of the Carcharodon carcharias isolate sCarCar2 unplaced genomic scaffold, sCarCar2.pri scaffold_1014_ctg1, whole genome shotgun sequence genome. Proteins encoded here:
- the ogfod2 gene encoding 2-oxoglutarate and iron-dependent oxygenase domain-containing protein 2 isoform X2, producing the protein MEGAGGSLGPGPPGVSRGRFYSCRCFYTDNIFLEDFRHHVRSTEPELRAILRSKGCKTEEQFRKVQAKESFLAPEFCDIVAYCRNEDADFEGLLDRVHSLPAERVYSIPVFTEEFCSQLIGELENFEQSNMPKGRPNTMNNYGVLLNELGFDGTFITSLREDYLQPITSLLYPDCGGWKMDSHKAFIVKYAVNQDRELSFHYDNAEVTLNVSLGKDFSEGNLYFGDMRQVPISESECVEIEHRMSHGLLHRGQHCHGALPISSGERWNLIIWMRSSPVRNVLCPMCDRKPELVEAVGFGDGFTSELSEVQQQQQEAVGACTLN
- the ogfod2 gene encoding 2-oxoglutarate and iron-dependent oxygenase domain-containing protein 2 isoform X1, coding for MEGAGGSLGPGPPGVSRGRFYSCRCFYTDNIFLEDFRHHVRSTEPELRAILRSKGCKTEEQFRKVQAKIDEEVQRRKSLSQRSLERTGIISTCYRPLNPGLYVLQESFLAPEFCDIVAYCRNEDADFEGLLDRVHSLPAERVYSIPVFTEEFCSQLIGELENFEQSNMPKGRPNTMNNYGVLLNELGFDGTFITSLREDYLQPITSLLYPDCGGWKMDSHKAFIVKYAVNQDRELSFHYDNAEVTLNVSLGKDFSEGNLYFGDMRQVPISESECVEIEHRMSHGLLHRGQHCHGALPISSGERWNLIIWMRSSPVRNVLCPMCDRKPELVEAVGFGDGFTSELSEVQQQQQEAVGACTLN